One Festucalex cinctus isolate MCC-2025b chromosome 3, RoL_Fcin_1.0, whole genome shotgun sequence DNA window includes the following coding sequences:
- the tshz3a gene encoding teashirt homolog 3: MPRRKQEAPKRAPAYSPEELTKHPAEDEEAEADDLPSAPQDDLPMKDEIVEKSVGPAKDQACDQESVGAAELSGQEMDSESHVSEISDCLSDFDSPSRKTEGNLGTAPLNGGAKTPPVGMDTLEHMKAIYSSFLTSPLWAPLNFNTKPIQVPPSASTEKPTRSNSTSSSSSCSSSSYDWHQSAVAKTLQQNPPQSHHTAQSEPSLFSTVQLHRQNPKLFGSIFTGASKFRCKGCSAAYDTLVELTVHMNDTGHYRDDNQDKSGNGAKRWSKPRKRSLLEMEGKEDAQKVLKCMYCGHSFESLQDLSVHMIKTKHYQKVPLKEPMAPVATKIVSSKKRGLLGLELTASPRSREGTPKAKHPHSDLSESSQKRSSSPYTASSNRYAHQNGGSYACQFESNKFQILKCMECGSSHNTLQELRSHMMVTGHFLRVTNSVGKRAKTLPEATSPNPGRVTTPTEPRVQSVPLAPSTFSPPPLQTTSTPPASSPPLKEIKREEVEEECTKQEDLGNEKQIVISVRKEEDPEKEEKYDISKYNYLTEDDLKEGPKGGLDILKSLENTVTSAINKAQSGNPSWGGYPSIHAAYQFPSAIKLQQRSIEKNSPMKFLFNGGDGVLSSLASNQPLISPPLTQSSPFPSNNFQAMEDLVKKVTEKVAKVEQRVKRLSPKRENHISPCKSEASELHKGEEADSPRELRALTPANSDRGIHSDRASPATETKRETAVKSPHASDLTCSTAIITGHTPPEQPFVNPLSALQSVMSIHLGKAAKPSLPNQDPLSLLSRFSQSMAERAAVAAPPPQPKKPETVVDNSFSQSSDDQPMDLTKGKGEKGVSVASAPLTPSSTASSISPSSHVTPVQLTVVSPYTSNSPLHENALSDISDMLRNLTQSQPTPKPASRSRVTDRVEGLVSACDDDDGALHGHKRKGRHSSWNPQHLLLLQAQFASTLRQTSEGKYIINDLSPQERMHISRFTGLSMTTISHWLANVKYQLRRTGRTKFLKNLDSGQPVFFCSDCASQIRTPTAYVGHLEAHLGFRIRDLAKLSPKQTVRDSHTLTEKIAPLEPYASPQDDCSSNGSVYRCQLCVRKFATKHAIKLHLSKSHGKSPEDHLLYVCELEKH; this comes from the exons ATGCCACGGAGGAAACAAGAGGCGCCCAAGCGCGCGCCAG CCTATTCTCCGGAGGAGCTGACAAAGCACCCTGCAGAGGATGAGGAGGCGGAAGCAGACGACCTGCCCTCAGCCCCTCAGGATGACCTTCCCATGAAAGATGAGATTGTGGAGAAAAGCGTCGGGCCTGCCAAGGACCAAGCATGTGACCAGGAATCAGTGGGGGCTGCGGAGCTGTCAGGGCAGGAGATGGACAGCGAGTCACATGTAAGCGAGATCAGTGATTGTCTCTCAGACTTTGATAGCCCCTCTCGAAAAACTGAAGGAAACTTGGGCACGGCGCCTCTAAATGGTGGCGCAAAGACACCACCCGTTGGTATGGACACTTTGGAACATATGAAGGCCATCTACTCCAGCTTCCTAACTAGCCCTCTGTGGGCACCGCTGAACTTTAATACAAAACCGATACAGGTGCCACCATCTGCTTCGACAGAGAAGCCAACTCGCAGCAACAGCACCAGTAGCAGCAGTAGCTGTAGCAGCAGCAGCTATGACTGGCATCAGTCAGCAGTGGCAAAGACGCTTCAACAAAATCCTCCCCAGAGTCATCATACTGCCCAGTCTGAGCCGAGCCTCTTCAGCACAGTCCAGCTCCacaggcaaaatccaaagtTGTTCGGTTCGATTTTTACCGGGGCGAGCAAGTTCCGCTGCAAGGGCTGCAGTGCTGCTTACGACACACTGGTAGAGCTGACAGTTCACATGAATGATACGGGCCACTATCGGGATGACAACCAAGATAAATCAGGAAATGGCGCAAAGCGCTGGTCCAAGCCCCGCAAACGGTCTCTTTTGGAAATGGAGGGCAAAGAGGATGCCCAGAAGGTTTTGAAGTGCATGTACTGTGGCCACTCCTTTGAATCACTGCAGGACCTCAGTGTCCACATGATCAAGACCAAACACTACCAGAAAGTGCCTCTGAAGGAGCCCATGGCCCCCGTGGCCACTAAAATTGTGTCTTCTAAAAAAAGGGGACTTCTGGGGCTAGAGCTCACTGCCTCACCACGTTCTAGAGAAGGAACCCCAAAAGCAAAGCACCCGCATTCAGACTTGAGTGAATCTTCACAAAAACGTTCCTCCAGCCCCTACACTGCTTCTAGTAACCGATATGCTCACCAGAATGGTGGTAGCTATGCCTGCCAGTTTGAATCCAACAAATTCCAGATCCTCAAATGTATGGAGTGTGGGAGTTCACACAATACATTGCAAGAGCTGAGGAGCCACATGATGGTGACCGGGCACTTTCTTAGGGTGACGAACTCTGTAGGAAAGAGAGCCAAAACGCTTCCCGAGGCCACCTCCCCTAACCCTGGGAGAGTAACCACACCTACGGAGCCAAGAGTTCAGTCCGTCCCACTGGCACCCTCCACCTTCTCTCCTCCGCCTCTTCAAACCACTTCAACTCCCCCTGCCAGCTCTCCTCCTCTCAAAGAGATCAAAAGggaggaggttgaggaggaGTGTACAAAACAAGAGGACCTTGGCAATgaaaaacaaattgtcatttcaGTCAGGAAGGAGGAAGATCCAGAGAAAGAGGAAAAATATGATATCTCAAAGTATAACTACCTTACTGAAGATGACCTGAAGGAGGGTCCTAAAGGGGGCTTGGATATTCTGAAATCACTGGAAAACACCGTGACATCAGCTATCAACAAGGCTCAGAGTGGGAATCCAAGCTGGGGGGGCTATCCTAGCATTCACGCAGCTTACCAGTTTCCTAGTGCCATCAAGCTACAACAGAGAAGCATTGAAAAGAACTCCCCAATGAAGTTCTTGTTTAACGGTGGGGACGGCGTGTTGTCCTCCCTCGCCAGTAACCAGCCTCTAATTAGCCCACCCCTTACCCAGTCTTCCCCATTTCCCAGCAACAACTTCCAGGCGATGGAGGATTTAGTAAAAAAAGTGACTGAGAAAGTCGCAAAAGTAGAGCAGAGGGTGAAGCGATTGTCTCCCAAAAGGGAAAACCATATCTCCCCTTGCAAAAGTGAGGCTAGTGAATTGCATAAGGGTGAAGAGGCTGACTCACCTCGGGAATTGAGGGCACTCACCCCAGCCAATAGTGacaggggaatccatagcgacCGAGCATCCCCGGCAACAGAAACCAAGAGAGAGACGGCAGTCAAATCCCCTCACGCCTCCGATTTAACATGCAGCACTGCCATCATCACTGGCCATACTCCTCCAGAGCAGCCCTTTGTCAATCCTCTAAGTGCTCTTCAGTCAGTAATGAGCATTCATTTGGGGAAAGCAGCCAAGCCCTCCTTGCCAAACCAAGATCCCCTGAGCCTGCTTTCCAGGTTCAGCCAGAGCATGGCCGAGAGGGCCGCTGTGGCTGCCCCTCCCCCGCAGCCTAAGAAGCCTGAAACTGTAGTTGACAATAGTTTTAGTCAGTCCAGTGATGACCAGCCTATGGACCTCACAAAAGGCAAAGGCGAGAAAGGAGTATCTGTGGCATCGGCTCCCTTAACACCCTCATCCACCGCCTCCTCCATCTCTCCCTCCTCTCATGTCACCCCTGTACAGCTAACAGTGGTTTCTCCCTATACATCCAACAGCCCTTTGCATGAGAACGCTTTGTCTGATATCTCAGACATGCTGAGAAACCTGACACAATCCCAGCCCACCCCAAAACCAGCGTCTCGGTCACGGGTGACTGATAGAGTCGAGGGCCTGGTCTCCGCGTGCGACGATGACGACGGAGCCCTGCACGGCCACAAACGCAAGGGTCGACACTCCAGCTGGAACCCCCAGCATCTCCTCCTCCTGCAGGCGCAGTTCGCCTCCACATTGAGACAAACCTCCGAGGGGAAATACATCATCAATGATCTCAGTCCACAGGAGAGAATGCACATATCTCGTTTCACAGGTCTTTCAATGACAACCATTAGCCACTGGCTGGCTAATGTCAAGTACCAGCTAAGGAGAACGGGCAGAACCAAGTTCCTGAAGAACTTGGACTCCGGTCAGCCCGTATTCTTCTGTAGTGACTGTGCCTCACAGATCAGAACCCCAACAGCATACGTTGGTCACCTGGAAGCTCACCTTGGCTTTAGAATCAGGGACTTGGCTAAGCTCTCGCCAAAACAGACTGTCAGGGACTCCCACACTCTCACTGAGAAGATCGCGCCGCTGGAGCCGTACGCGTCGCCACAAGATGACTGCAGTAGCAACGGCTCTGTGTACCGCTGCCAGCTCTGTgtccgcaaatttgccactaagCATGCCATCAAACTTCACCTCAGCAAGAGTCATGGAAAGTCTCCAGAGGACCACTTGCTGTATGTGTGCGAACTCGAGAAACACTAG